The genomic region GTGGTCGCGGCGCCGATCTCGCACGCCATGACCAGGTGGTCGCCCGTCACTGTCGGCGGGGTGGCGGTTCCGTAACCGGGCACCGACTCCAGGCGCCCCTGCAGATTCCAGTCGTAACCGCCGGTGGCGAGGATGACACCGCGCCGTGCCCGGATCGCCGCACCATCGGCCGTCTGCACTCCCACCACGGCGCCGTCTTCGACGATGAGCGCATCGGCCCGCGTCGACAGGAGTACGGGAATCTTGCGCTCCACCAGAGCGGCCTTGACCAGATACGCACTCAGGCCCTCACCGCACGCCCGCATGTCCTGGCTCACGCGCTGCGCCAGCAGCTTGCTCAGCGGCATCTCGAGCTTGCTCGTGTCCCGCATCTCGCTGAACATGAGGCCCGGGGGAACAGTTGCGAGCGGATGGTGCGACTCTGCCACTCACCCAGTTCCGCGCCGGGGATCGGCTCGACCTCGAGCATCCGGGAATTCACCACCGTGCCCGGCGCCCACGGATGGAAGTTATCGACGTGCCCCTCGACCGCGCGCCATTTCACGCCGGCCTGGTCGGCGAGGTAGTGCGCCACCGCCGGCGACGCATCCGCGAAGCGCTCGCGGTGGGCGCGGGTCCCGTATCCGGCGGCGAGGAAGTCCAGATACGCCAGGACCTGCTCCCGGGTGTCGGGCGCCGCGCCGAAGCGCGTCAGGGGGAGCCAGACCGCCCCGCCGGACACACCTGCCACGCCGCCGACCTTGTCCGCGCGCTCGAGGATCAGGACATCGAGTCCCGCGTCCGCGGCGGTGACGGCGGCAGTCAGACCCGGTGCGCCGGCGCCGACGACTACGAGGTCGACCTCACGCACGTCGTTTGTCATCTTTGTTCCTCCCTAACTCTTCCAGCCCGTGCCCGGACCGGGTCTACGTCGGTGGCCGTTGCGCGCTCGTCCGTTACCACGTTAAACCAATCGCTGTTCGATTTTCTAGCCCCTGGAGCCGACGAGCCGGATAAGCGACGGACGAAGAGA from Mycolicibacterium phlei harbors:
- a CDS encoding FAD-dependent oxidoreductase, translating into MTNDVREVDLVVVGAGAPGLTAAVTAADAGLDVLILERADKVGGVAGVSGGAVWLPLTRFGAAPDTREQVLAYLDFLAAGYGTRAHRERFADASPAVAHYLADQAGVKWRAVEGHVDNFHPWAPGTVVNSRMLEVEPIPGAELGEWQSRTIRSQLFPRASCSARCGTRASSRCR